One window of the Leucobacter komagatae genome contains the following:
- a CDS encoding helix-turn-helix domain-containing protein: protein MRYPALAALLRTAREAKGLDQATVAQHAGLRQQAVSTWERGGSRPRLKQLPQLCSLLELDIVAVRAAGEYEDTKVTPSQSLLRLLPFAQLTDEAFEAFVRDLYRGLHPDWEVTRNGSTGYKQYGIDVFATGKGQRVGIQCKHEKVFGPSDVQAAIDAVMPEARINAGLIALSRPTATPKARLRVADYPGWALWDGEDIAARVRDLPTDKQLVLIDAYFPRLREDFLGVSAPSPWLKVDEYEPALAGRLGYDRRFDLVGRGGEIDRLARLIADHQPTVFVVGRGGIGKTRLLVELARTESDREIRFASRGPITPEMFELLPSGAPVIVLDDALSLDTNVVSLVSGIRNARPDATIVLSVRPKVEPELLSVLSMTSVTATEIRVSVMELSIPDAEQLARVALGEAGSDQIVELLGRAGYDCPLIIVVGAHLIREGHLASDALAGNPQLRREVLVHFADVVTRGTDDEARRAIFDSIATVQPARLDQSEFLDALTALSGQSERVVLQSVDDLEDIGVVMRRGQSVRIVPDLLGEAMLERALVSRSGLDTKWSMQVAQFVRGDALTHAIRNISLIDWYRRGASESQLADSLWERLTQSVLELGNSDRKSLVHGIEAVAAVYPDRAMRLAQLIVDNPAPDEEDSLSRLWGGEGYVTATSTNRGLTELIRNASYHPDYLEHAMELLLAISQGDARPENQNPGHAFRVLRELGEFQQHRGLHLNEHYVTVVGKWLENGRLTTGPPQLLSLLKPALADEVTFTRSKGPSIELSRRSINMDVVGTLRVRVIELASGQLRADSATALAAISLLEEVIRSAGRDEEMTSELETVFGLLGDVISDPSIPPSVRLSGYRALNWQAKYGHGARRGAAREARRRLAIDTDYQVTRLLRAGWAVDEDDDEDSEQPTNRYEKSLETSRRMIDSVVAEWSGSFDDHQILDRLHSLIRNEQAASGGFLAPDHLLVRLFEARPGVAHAALSDVTVGDDAVMATQRIALMTLFAKEDPIAGRAARALADMDERGAHLVEAAVTSVRGDTIGGQREQIIRDLAARDDLVLYRRLLSAARWWEPRDRNLVLDLLRMAPVDLDSGLAESAAELLVDGRIVGWSDLPDEDRSLLLGRFVKTPSLDGYDFAKLLNTQIQMDASSSLRFLLERLEFEEHTNSDYRALPHSWGEQLAFRDSASFSRTLAELVEWILEVDGWKRASLGSQLFEQITGRIDAETLTVLLELIRSEDSAEIRLAVDLLQHAHRHFVLEHPGFVETALSVAGHADEATARVLIRGLHAPAIYGTWSRTIGVDDPEEIALRDGAYALAQRHPMNSRVRSFYEDVSRLADNRIEEERVDDKSLWEPRRW from the coding sequence ATGAGGTATCCAGCGCTCGCCGCCCTTCTGCGCACAGCTCGAGAAGCGAAAGGGCTGGATCAAGCCACAGTTGCGCAGCATGCGGGACTGCGGCAGCAAGCGGTCAGCACCTGGGAACGAGGCGGATCGAGGCCACGACTGAAGCAGCTACCACAACTCTGTTCCTTGCTTGAGCTTGACATTGTTGCCGTTCGAGCTGCTGGCGAGTATGAAGACACCAAGGTCACGCCAAGTCAATCACTCCTCCGCTTGCTTCCCTTTGCGCAACTAACCGACGAAGCGTTTGAGGCTTTTGTCCGCGACTTGTACCGCGGACTGCACCCGGACTGGGAAGTCACTCGAAACGGTTCGACTGGATACAAGCAGTACGGAATCGATGTCTTCGCGACCGGAAAGGGGCAGCGGGTAGGTATTCAGTGCAAACACGAGAAAGTATTTGGACCATCAGATGTGCAAGCTGCAATCGATGCAGTAATGCCTGAAGCGCGTATCAACGCGGGACTGATCGCACTGAGTCGGCCTACCGCAACACCCAAAGCGCGGCTCAGGGTCGCAGACTATCCCGGATGGGCGTTATGGGATGGTGAGGACATTGCGGCCCGCGTTAGAGACCTCCCTACCGACAAACAGCTCGTCCTCATCGACGCGTACTTCCCAAGGTTGCGCGAAGACTTTCTTGGTGTCTCGGCACCGTCCCCGTGGCTGAAAGTGGATGAATATGAGCCCGCGCTTGCGGGAAGGCTCGGATATGATCGCCGGTTTGACCTGGTAGGTCGAGGTGGCGAGATCGATCGGCTTGCTCGACTTATCGCCGACCATCAGCCCACCGTGTTCGTGGTTGGGCGCGGAGGCATCGGCAAGACACGCCTCCTTGTAGAGCTTGCGCGTACCGAATCTGATCGTGAGATACGCTTCGCATCACGTGGTCCGATCACTCCTGAAATGTTCGAATTGCTCCCGAGTGGGGCCCCCGTCATCGTGCTCGACGACGCACTGAGCTTAGACACAAACGTGGTGAGTCTCGTTTCTGGCATTCGTAATGCTCGGCCCGACGCCACTATCGTTCTATCGGTGCGGCCTAAGGTTGAACCTGAGCTGCTTTCAGTTCTGTCGATGACGTCGGTGACCGCGACGGAAATTCGGGTCAGTGTCATGGAGTTGTCGATTCCAGATGCTGAGCAGCTGGCTCGTGTTGCGCTAGGAGAAGCCGGATCTGATCAAATCGTCGAGTTGCTCGGCCGGGCTGGCTATGATTGTCCTCTCATAATCGTTGTCGGCGCGCACCTCATCCGAGAAGGCCACCTTGCTTCTGACGCATTAGCAGGGAACCCTCAACTTCGAAGAGAGGTCCTAGTTCACTTCGCTGACGTCGTGACCCGCGGTACGGACGATGAGGCTCGCCGAGCCATCTTTGATTCGATCGCTACCGTACAACCTGCACGACTGGATCAATCCGAGTTTCTTGACGCGCTCACCGCCCTGAGCGGGCAGTCTGAACGTGTTGTCCTTCAGTCCGTGGATGACCTCGAAGACATTGGCGTCGTTATGCGCCGAGGGCAGTCGGTCCGCATTGTTCCAGATCTGCTCGGTGAAGCGATGCTCGAACGCGCGCTCGTTTCTCGGTCAGGCCTCGATACGAAGTGGTCGATGCAGGTTGCCCAGTTCGTTCGCGGCGATGCGCTAACGCATGCGATTCGAAACATCAGCTTGATTGACTGGTATCGACGAGGTGCGTCTGAATCGCAACTCGCAGACTCACTCTGGGAACGGCTGACCCAATCTGTATTAGAACTTGGTAACTCCGACCGTAAGAGCTTGGTGCACGGCATAGAGGCGGTCGCCGCTGTCTACCCAGACCGCGCCATGCGCCTTGCGCAGCTGATCGTTGATAATCCAGCACCTGACGAGGAAGATTCTCTTTCTCGTCTTTGGGGTGGTGAAGGGTATGTGACCGCGACCTCGACGAATCGTGGGCTTACCGAACTCATTCGGAACGCCTCGTATCATCCGGATTACCTCGAACACGCTATGGAACTTCTGTTGGCTATTAGCCAGGGCGATGCTCGGCCAGAGAACCAGAACCCTGGGCATGCTTTCCGGGTGCTGCGCGAGTTAGGTGAATTCCAACAGCACCGAGGCTTGCACCTCAATGAGCACTACGTCACAGTCGTTGGTAAGTGGCTGGAGAATGGTCGCTTGACGACTGGCCCGCCGCAACTGTTATCTCTTCTCAAGCCCGCTCTTGCTGACGAAGTCACCTTTACTCGCTCGAAAGGTCCGTCGATCGAACTATCTCGTCGATCCATCAATATGGACGTCGTTGGCACGCTACGCGTTCGAGTCATCGAACTCGCCTCTGGGCAACTCCGGGCTGATTCAGCTACGGCATTGGCCGCAATTTCATTGCTCGAAGAGGTCATTCGCTCCGCAGGCCGTGATGAAGAAATGACATCTGAGCTAGAGACCGTGTTTGGACTTCTCGGAGACGTCATTTCGGACCCTTCGATTCCGCCGAGTGTGCGACTATCCGGCTACCGTGCGCTTAATTGGCAGGCGAAGTATGGTCACGGCGCGCGGAGGGGTGCCGCCCGCGAGGCCCGCCGTCGCCTCGCTATCGACACGGACTACCAAGTCACGCGTCTCCTGCGTGCTGGCTGGGCAGTCGACGAGGACGATGACGAAGACTCTGAGCAACCAACAAACCGGTATGAGAAGTCGCTTGAGACATCCCGACGCATGATCGACAGTGTCGTGGCCGAGTGGTCAGGCTCTTTCGATGATCATCAGATTCTGGATCGGTTGCATAGTCTGATACGTAACGAGCAAGCGGCTTCCGGTGGTTTTCTAGCTCCGGATCACCTTCTAGTCCGGCTTTTCGAAGCGCGACCTGGCGTAGCCCATGCAGCGCTCTCCGACGTCACAGTTGGCGATGACGCCGTGATGGCCACCCAACGAATTGCGCTGATGACGCTGTTCGCAAAGGAGGACCCGATCGCAGGTCGCGCTGCACGTGCACTGGCCGACATGGATGAGCGTGGTGCTCATCTTGTTGAGGCGGCCGTAACGAGTGTTCGCGGCGACACAATTGGTGGTCAACGTGAGCAGATCATCCGCGACCTTGCTGCACGCGACGATCTCGTTCTATACAGGCGACTGCTGAGTGCTGCACGTTGGTGGGAACCTCGAGACCGCAACCTCGTACTTGATTTGCTGCGAATGGCACCTGTAGATCTCGATTCTGGCCTGGCCGAATCCGCGGCCGAGTTACTTGTCGACGGACGCATCGTGGGATGGTCGGACCTGCCGGACGAAGACAGGAGTTTGCTACTCGGCCGTTTCGTCAAAACGCCTTCTCTGGATGGCTACGACTTCGCGAAGTTACTCAACACCCAGATTCAAATGGACGCGTCAAGCAGCTTGCGATTCCTCTTGGAGCGTCTTGAGTTCGAGGAACATACCAACAGCGACTACCGTGCGCTGCCGCACTCGTGGGGCGAGCAACTCGCATTTCGCGATTCTGCCTCCTTCTCGCGCACGCTCGCTGAACTTGTCGAGTGGATACTGGAGGTTGATGGCTGGAAGCGAGCCTCGCTAGGGTCACAGTTGTTCGAACAGATCACTGGCCGGATCGATGCCGAAACACTTACCGTGTTGCTGGAGCTGATTCGTTCTGAAGACAGCGCGGAGATTCGACTCGCGGTAGATCTCTTGCAGCATGCGCATCGGCACTTTGTTTTGGAACACCCAGGTTTTGTTGAAACAGCCCTATCCGTCGCCGGGCATGCGGACGAGGCCACAGCGCGAGTGCTCATCCGGGGGCTGCATGCCCCTGCGATTTATGGCACCTGGTCGCGTACAATCGGCGTCGATGATCCCGAGGAAATCGCCCTCCGCGATGGTGCGTACGCCCTTGCACAGCGGCACCCGATGAACTCGCGTGTTCGTTCGTTCTACGAAGATGTGAGCCGACTGGCCGATAATAGGATTGAAGAAGAACGTGTTGATGACAAGTCGCTCTGGGAACCTCGACGGTGGTAA
- the mobF gene encoding MobF family relaxase, with amino-acid sequence MTVSVRVMSAGDGYKYLLRTVASGDGDRSLSTPLTRYYAEQGSPPGRWIGQGLAGIGTGQLMVGDQVSEAQLQLLVGMGRDPITGDPLGRAYQSFAPVSERIETRVTGLDASLSPAARAEQAAQIEAEETERGTRRAVAGFDYTFSVPKSASVLWAVADAGTQSLIAQAHHAAIAEMVAFIEREVATTRVGATGLDGAAAQVDVTGVIATAFDHYDSRAGDPHLHTHVVISNKVKTAQDGKWRSLDGRPMHAAVVALSELHEAVFADHMTRTFGVEWESRDMGRDRNPAWAISAVPETLVSEFSTRSRHIEVEKNRLIEAYVQKHGRQPSTATILKLRAQATLATRPEKQVRSLSELTTDWRTRATRLLGENATRWAQGVAVNPPAMLLRADDVPLDTVAEIAQSVVEVVGEKRSTWRRWNLHAEASRQLMGWRFASMLDREAITGLVVDAAENASLRLTPPELASNPVVFQRADGSSRFRPKHSTVYSSETLLEAEDRLLQRSRATTAPTVALATVEQITQRPDADGRMLSEDQAAALATIAISGRGIDVLVGAAGAGKTTAMNALRRAWEQENGAGSVVGLAPSAVAAQVLADDLGIATENTAKWWQKHLTHATTFTAGQLVIIDEASLAGTHSLDRITALAEKAGAKALLVGDYAQLQSVDAGGAFSLLVGDRDDAPELVDIHRFTNEWEKTASLDLRHGRTDIIDTYTLHDRVHGGEEDTMTDAAYTAWRADTNAGLVSVLIAETNETVTALNNRARADLILDGTLKVDREVRLTDGSLAGAGDTIITRRNDRRLRTKDTWVRNGARWKITRVRNDGSLTVRAAGRPFGSAIVLPAAYAAEHVDLGYAVTAHRAQGITTDTAHTVVTATTTRENFYVAMTRGRNANHAYVAVDQLDDVHSQPHPGDNADATARSVLYGVMQHVGAELSARETITAEQEQWGSIAQLAAEYETIAQAAQYDRWATLLQESGLTPEQSEDVLVSDAYGALSAELRRAEANHHDVDRLLPRLIQARSVEDADDIASVLHARLAKATARPAGSGRARKQPRLIAGLIPHADGTMRPEMRQALNERHELIEQRADALVDQAVDETADWVQPLLPQRQNEHMMIGWRRRARVIAAYRDRYQVSSSDPLGPVPERTAQKIDYARAHAAVTQLQAAVEQPPHREQLRQVNRALGL; translated from the coding sequence ATGACGGTTTCAGTGCGGGTGATGTCTGCCGGTGACGGCTACAAATATCTGTTGAGGACCGTCGCGTCCGGTGATGGTGACCGGTCGCTCTCTACGCCGTTGACCCGCTACTACGCCGAGCAGGGGTCACCGCCTGGGCGATGGATCGGGCAAGGCCTTGCCGGGATCGGTACCGGGCAGCTCATGGTCGGCGATCAGGTGTCCGAAGCGCAGCTTCAACTCTTGGTGGGGATGGGGCGAGACCCGATCACCGGTGATCCTCTTGGACGCGCCTATCAGTCGTTCGCGCCGGTGTCGGAGCGGATCGAGACTCGCGTAACCGGACTGGATGCTTCGTTGTCGCCCGCCGCCCGTGCGGAACAAGCCGCGCAGATCGAAGCCGAGGAGACCGAGCGGGGGACGCGCCGTGCGGTGGCGGGGTTTGACTACACGTTCTCGGTGCCGAAATCCGCTTCGGTGCTGTGGGCGGTTGCGGATGCGGGGACGCAATCGTTGATCGCGCAGGCGCATCATGCGGCGATTGCGGAGATGGTTGCATTCATCGAACGCGAGGTTGCGACCACACGGGTGGGGGCAACCGGCCTCGACGGAGCCGCAGCCCAAGTCGATGTTACAGGTGTGATCGCCACCGCATTTGATCACTACGATTCCCGCGCCGGTGACCCGCATTTGCACACGCATGTGGTGATATCAAACAAGGTCAAGACGGCGCAAGATGGTAAGTGGCGTTCCCTCGATGGCAGGCCTATGCACGCCGCCGTGGTCGCACTCTCAGAACTGCATGAGGCGGTGTTCGCTGATCACATGACCCGCACCTTTGGCGTCGAGTGGGAGTCACGCGATATGGGGCGCGACCGTAACCCTGCGTGGGCCATCAGCGCCGTGCCCGAGACTCTGGTGTCGGAATTCTCGACCCGTTCCCGCCATATTGAGGTCGAGAAGAACCGACTCATTGAGGCCTATGTGCAGAAGCACGGCAGACAGCCGTCCACGGCGACGATCTTGAAACTCCGTGCGCAAGCAACCCTTGCAACCCGGCCTGAGAAGCAGGTGCGCTCCCTGTCAGAGCTCACCACAGACTGGCGCACCCGCGCAACCCGTCTGCTCGGTGAAAATGCAACCCGCTGGGCGCAAGGTGTTGCGGTGAACCCACCTGCGATGCTGTTACGCGCTGACGATGTCCCCCTCGATACCGTTGCCGAGATCGCTCAGAGCGTCGTTGAGGTCGTGGGTGAGAAGCGGTCGACGTGGCGGCGCTGGAACTTGCACGCCGAGGCTTCCCGGCAACTCATGGGCTGGCGCTTCGCCTCCATGTTGGATCGTGAAGCGATCACCGGGCTGGTGGTCGATGCCGCCGAGAACGCGTCGCTCCGACTGACGCCACCCGAGCTGGCTTCAAACCCGGTGGTGTTTCAACGAGCCGACGGGAGTAGTCGGTTCCGACCGAAGCACTCCACCGTTTATTCCTCCGAAACACTGCTTGAAGCCGAAGACCGACTCCTGCAACGCTCCCGCGCTACTACTGCACCAACTGTTGCTCTTGCGACGGTTGAACAGATCACGCAACGCCCCGATGCTGATGGACGGATGCTGAGCGAGGATCAAGCGGCAGCACTCGCTACGATCGCGATCTCTGGACGAGGCATTGATGTGCTTGTGGGGGCAGCCGGTGCTGGCAAGACCACCGCCATGAATGCGCTCCGCCGAGCATGGGAACAAGAAAATGGCGCCGGTTCCGTGGTCGGGCTCGCACCGTCCGCGGTCGCGGCGCAGGTGCTCGCCGATGATCTTGGGATCGCTACGGAGAACACGGCGAAGTGGTGGCAGAAGCACCTCACCCACGCCACCACGTTCACTGCGGGTCAGCTGGTCATTATTGATGAAGCCTCCCTCGCGGGCACCCACTCGCTGGACCGCATCACGGCACTTGCTGAGAAAGCAGGGGCGAAGGCGCTGCTTGTGGGCGACTACGCGCAACTGCAATCCGTCGACGCAGGTGGCGCATTTTCACTCCTGGTCGGTGACCGCGACGATGCGCCCGAGCTGGTCGATATTCACCGATTCACCAACGAGTGGGAAAAGACCGCTTCCCTTGATCTCCGGCACGGACGCACCGACATCATCGACACCTACACCCTCCACGACCGCGTCCACGGCGGTGAAGAAGACACCATGACAGATGCCGCTTATACGGCCTGGCGTGCAGACACGAACGCTGGCCTGGTGTCGGTGCTGATCGCGGAGACCAATGAGACCGTCACCGCATTGAACAACCGTGCCCGCGCTGACCTCATCCTCGACGGCACCCTCAAGGTGGATCGCGAAGTTCGTTTGACTGACGGTTCGCTGGCGGGGGCTGGGGACACGATCATCACACGTCGCAACGATCGGCGACTTCGTACCAAGGACACGTGGGTGCGAAACGGTGCGCGCTGGAAGATCACCCGGGTCCGCAATGATGGCTCCCTCACGGTTCGAGCAGCGGGACGACCATTCGGCAGCGCGATTGTGCTCCCTGCCGCCTATGCGGCGGAGCATGTCGATCTCGGTTACGCCGTCACGGCACACCGGGCGCAAGGAATCACGACTGACACCGCGCACACGGTTGTGACTGCGACAACGACGCGGGAGAACTTCTATGTCGCGATGACCCGTGGCCGCAACGCCAACCACGCTTATGTTGCCGTAGACCAACTTGATGATGTGCATAGTCAGCCCCACCCGGGCGATAACGCCGATGCCACTGCCAGGTCCGTGCTCTACGGAGTTATGCAACACGTCGGTGCTGAACTCTCCGCCCGTGAAACCATCACGGCGGAGCAGGAGCAGTGGGGCTCGATCGCGCAGCTCGCGGCGGAGTACGAGACGATCGCGCAAGCCGCCCAATACGACCGCTGGGCGACCTTGCTACAGGAGAGTGGCCTCACACCTGAACAGTCTGAAGACGTGCTTGTCTCCGATGCATACGGTGCACTATCGGCGGAGTTGCGACGAGCGGAAGCGAATCACCACGATGTGGATCGGCTCCTGCCACGCCTCATACAAGCCCGCAGCGTCGAAGATGCCGATGACATCGCCTCGGTGCTGCACGCTCGACTCGCCAAAGCCACCGCTCGTCCAGCAGGGTCAGGACGCGCCCGCAAACAGCCACGCCTGATCGCAGGACTTATCCCACACGCCGACGGAACCATGAGACCAGAAATGCGGCAGGCACTCAATGAACGACACGAGCTGATCGAGCAACGCGCCGATGCACTCGTTGACCAAGCTGTCGATGAAACTGCCGATTGGGTGCAGCCGCTCCTCCCACAACGTCAGAACGAGCACATGATGATTGGTTGGCGGCGGCGTGCACGCGTCATCGCTGCCTACCGCGACCGGTACCAGGTCAGCAGCAGTGATCCACTTGGCCCAGTGCCTGAGCGCACTGCACAGAAGATTGACTATGCCCGCGCACACGCTGCCGTCACGCAACTCCAAGCAGCCGTCGAGCAACCTCCACACCGTGAACAGCTGCGACAGGTCAATCGAGCCCTCGGCCTCTGA
- a CDS encoding DNA-processing protein DprA yields the protein MTQASNAHLPFNDEGTGNMGTLLTFTTDERAARIALTMITDPTDVTTGHLLAVHGAVNTVMLLADDAPVPGLDNVEAQLWRKRLLPRVEPRLIQEALDLTEHGGFKTLIPSDDNYPASLHDLGDGAPYVLWVKGEESLLAMPVSDRFTITGARAATSYGVQIANEISADLASDGKVIVAGGAYGIDGEVHRSALAVAGHTIAVMAGGIDRPYPAGHRDLLERVSDVGVLVSEQPPGATPTRARFMARARIEAALSGSTTIIEAGSRSGSLLVAQQAYSLGRSVGAVPGPVTSATSYGPHRLIAQGIASVVTNANDIRALSEKQPPSGSMPPPCAEAFRMDSYSAHARAAHSAHRDL from the coding sequence TTGACCCAGGCGTCGAATGCCCACCTTCCCTTCAACGACGAAGGGACCGGGAACATGGGTACGCTCTTGACATTCACGACGGACGAACGTGCGGCACGGATCGCCTTGACCATGATCACAGACCCCACCGATGTGACAACGGGGCATCTCCTTGCGGTTCACGGCGCAGTCAACACTGTCATGCTGCTTGCCGACGACGCACCGGTTCCCGGTTTGGATAACGTGGAAGCTCAGCTGTGGCGTAAACGCTTGCTGCCCCGGGTGGAACCACGACTGATCCAAGAAGCACTCGACCTCACAGAACATGGTGGCTTCAAGACGCTTATTCCCAGCGATGACAACTATCCGGCGTCGCTGCACGATCTCGGCGACGGTGCTCCATATGTCCTCTGGGTCAAAGGCGAGGAGTCACTACTCGCAATGCCAGTGAGCGATCGCTTTACGATCACCGGTGCACGTGCGGCAACCAGCTACGGCGTCCAGATCGCAAACGAGATCTCTGCTGACCTTGCCAGTGACGGGAAAGTCATTGTTGCTGGTGGCGCATACGGCATAGATGGTGAAGTTCACCGGTCTGCGTTGGCTGTTGCGGGTCATACGATTGCGGTGATGGCCGGTGGAATTGACCGTCCATACCCAGCGGGTCATCGAGATTTGCTTGAACGTGTGAGCGATGTCGGAGTGTTGGTGAGCGAGCAGCCGCCGGGAGCCACGCCGACACGAGCACGGTTCATGGCCCGTGCCCGCATCGAAGCTGCACTTTCGGGTTCAACGACGATCATTGAAGCCGGTTCACGGTCGGGCTCGCTGCTGGTGGCTCAACAGGCATACTCGCTGGGGCGCAGCGTCGGTGCGGTTCCCGGGCCGGTGACAAGTGCCACAAGTTATGGCCCACATCGACTCATTGCCCAGGGCATCGCCAGTGTCGTGACCAACGCCAACGATATAAGGGCACTTTCCGAAAAACAGCCGCCTTCAGGCTCGATGCCGCCACCCTGCGCCGAAGCATTCCGCATGGACAGCTACTCGGCACATGCTCGTGCCGCTCATTCAGCTCACCGTGATCTCTGA
- a CDS encoding sulfate permease has protein sequence MIRLLWTGSVLTRSFLRRYMPTNILLDAIRTPRGLKWGVPAMLLAVPYFLIAAILVQAINDRGPAWLNVLVLLSIWNGLKMLWIGPLSLMLLARLQVNRLKARPRNQQRTQHMSGEDAEYRDLETAH, from the coding sequence GTGATTCGCTTGCTCTGGACTGGAAGCGTCCTTACCCGAAGTTTTCTGCGTCGGTACATGCCGACCAATATCCTGCTTGATGCGATCCGCACCCCACGCGGTCTCAAATGGGGTGTGCCAGCGATGCTGTTGGCGGTCCCATACTTCTTGATCGCTGCAATCCTGGTACAGGCCATCAATGATCGCGGCCCAGCTTGGCTCAATGTGCTTGTCCTGTTGAGCATTTGGAACGGACTGAAGATGTTGTGGATCGGTCCGTTGAGTCTGATGCTGCTTGCGCGTCTCCAGGTCAACCGGCTCAAGGCCAGACCCAGGAATCAGCAGAGGACCCAGCATATGTCTGGCGAGGATGCTGAATATCGTGATTTAGAAACGGCGCACTGA
- a CDS encoding helix-turn-helix domain-containing protein gives MGLRRYFSNPSKPRRTLISRVLKGSKTLPPRTGTRHTTDSRGPVRENSSQSQTRLSASNREELLVGYAEGVPVQELARRFNIHRATVREIARRAGHPKRAPEHSQRLRAEAARLYAEGFTLSQVAAQLGIGDEAVRSAVVANGGTIRPKGRRRMNA, from the coding sequence GTGGGCCTTCGTAGGTACTTCTCAAACCCCAGTAAACCGCGAAGAACGTTGATTTCGCGTGTTCTCAAGGGATCGAAGACACTACCGCCGCGTACTGGTACCCGTCACACGACAGATTCTCGTGGTCCGGTGCGTGAAAATTCGAGTCAGTCTCAAACCCGTTTGAGTGCATCGAATCGTGAAGAACTGCTCGTCGGATACGCCGAGGGGGTACCAGTTCAGGAACTGGCAAGAAGGTTCAACATCCATCGCGCGACGGTGCGAGAGATCGCCCGGCGTGCTGGTCATCCGAAAAGAGCCCCGGAACATTCACAACGGCTACGAGCCGAGGCGGCACGTCTCTACGCCGAGGGCTTCACCCTCAGTCAAGTAGCAGCGCAGTTGGGCATCGGCGACGAAGCCGTCCGCTCGGCCGTGGTAGCCAATGGGGGCACGATTCGACCCAAAGGCCGCCGTCGAATGAATGCTTGA